A segment of the Nitrosospira briensis C-128 genome:
GGCAACCGCACAAGCGGACCCCCCCGAACTGCCGCCCGGCACGGCTGTGATATCCCATGGATTCTTTACCGGCCCGTAATAGGAGGTTTCGTTGCTGGACCCCATGGCGAATTCATCCATGTTGGTTTTGCCGATATTCACCGCCCCTGCCGCATTGAAACGTTCAACCACGGCAGCATCGTAAGGGGAAATGAAATTGGACAACATTTTCGATCCGCAGGTAGTGAGCCACCCCTTGGTACAAAAAATATCCTTCTGGGCGATCGGAATACCGGTAAGCGGCTGGGCCCGGCCGGATGCGATAATCCTGTCCGCGGCACGCGCCTGAGTCAGGCTAGTCTCTTCATTGATGGTAATGAAGGCGTTGTAGCCTGGATTTAGCGCCCGGGAACGCTTGAGGAATTCATCGGTCAATTCAACGCTGGAGATTTTTTTCGCGCCGAGGAGCGTGGAAAGTTGCTTGAGACTGGAGTTCAACATGTTATTCGCGGGGTGAAGCAAATCTTGCAAGAAATTGCAAACGTGGAAGGAGAGCGCAGGGGCGCGCCGGGTTTTACTCGATAACTTTTGGCACGAGGTAAAGACCCGCCTCTACCTGGGGTGCTATGGATTGAAACAACTCGCGCTGATCGACCTCCGTCACGATATCCGGGCGCAACCGTTGCATCAAATCCTGCGCATGGGACACAGGTTTTATGGTCGATGTATCCACCGCCTGCATCTGCTGAATCAGGTTGAAGATGCCCGATAACTGAGCCAGCGCGGTACTCGCCTCATCCTCGCTGACTTCAATGCGCGCCAGGTTGGCGATGCGCTTTACCTCATCCAGAGACAGTGACATTGACCGCCAAATCCCTTATATTCAAATAGGTAATAGAGTATCATAGCCCGCCTGAGTGACGCATCCTTTTCCGCGCTTTATCATCGCCATCTGCAACGGATTTCGTAAACCATGCTTAATTTTATAAACAATAATGTATTGAAGGGTTATTTTTCGACCGATATGGCGATAGACCTGGGAACCGCCAATACGCTGATTTACGTACGCGGCCAGGGTATTGTATTAAATGAACCTTCCGTAGTCGCAATACGCCAGGATGGCGGCCCCAACGGCAAAAAAGTAATTCAGCAGGTAGGGCTGGCAGCCAAGCAGATGCTGGGACGGACCCCCGGTAATATCACCGCGATTCGTCCTATGAAGGACGGCGTTATCGCCGATTTCACCGTAACCGAACAGATGCTGAAGCACTTCATCAAGAAGGTAAATCCACCGCGGCTGTTTTCCGCCAATCCCCGCATTGTAATCTGCGTACCTTATGGATCCACTCAGGTGGAGCGTCGCGCCATTCGCGAAGCCGCTTACGGCGCCGGCGCACGCAAGGTCGAACTGATCGAGGAACCGATGGCGGCAGCGATCGGCGCCAACTTGCCGGTCGAGGAAGCGACTGGTTCGATGGTGGTCGATATCGGTGGCGGCACTACCGAGGTGGGCGTAATTTCGCTCGGCGGTATCGTTTATTCAAATTCGGTACGCGTCGGAGGCGATAAGTTCGACGAGGCAATCATCAATTACATTCGCCGCAATTACGGCATGCTGATCGGTGAAGTTACCGCCGAACTGATCAAGAAGGAAATAGGATCCGCCTTCCCCGGCTCGGAAGTACGGGAAATGGAAGTCAAGGGACGAAATCTGGCAGAAGGAATTCCACGCAGCTTCACTATTTCCAGCAACGAAATCCTCGAAGCGCTGACGGATCCGCTGAATAGTATCGTCAGCGCGGTCAAATCGGCGCTTGAGCATACACTGCCTGAGCTGGGTGCGGATATCGCTGAAAAAGGCATGGTATTGACCGGTGGCGGGGCACTGCTAAGAGACATTGATCGCTTATTGATGGAAGAAACAGGGTTGTCGGTTATTATCGCTGAAGACCCGCTCACCTGTGTTGTGCGGGGATCAGGTGTCGCTCTGGAAAATATGGACCAGTTGGTCGGCGTTTTTGCCAGTGACTAGCGGGTTTTCGAGGACGTCCGGTCGGGTCCCGGCCGAGCGCATATTGAATCGTCCATCGTGAAACCCGAGAGACATGACGGAAACGAACCCGCGGTTTTTCAGGCATGGTCCCAGTCTGCTGGCGCGGCTTGTTTTTTTTGTAATGCTGTCATTAGTGCTGATGGCCGTCGACGCCCGGTTTAAATATCTTCTCGAAATTCGCCAGGCCTTCTCTACCGTGGTCTATCCACTACAGAAACTAGCCAATGTACCGGGAACGATCTACGACAGCGCAAGCGAGCTTCTCTTTAGCGGGCATCTGGCCGACGAGAATATTCATCTAAAGCAGCAGCACCTTGTCGACCGGGGCCAACTCCAGCAGTTGAGCGCCCTGGAAGCTGAAAATGCCCAGTTGCGCAAGCTTCTGGAAGCCACGCAGCGGGTTGAAAGCAAAGCGGTGATGGCTGAAATCCTGCATGTACCGCGCGATCCGTTTAACCGTAAGGTCATGCTTGATAAAGGTAGCCAAAGCGGGGTCCAGCCAGGTCAGGTGGTGGTGGATGATATTGGCGTGGTGGGACAGATTACACGCGACTATCCATGGGCATCCGAAGTCACGCTCATTACTGACAAGGACCATTCCGTGCCGGTGCAGGTAGTGCGTAACGGCCTTCGCTCAGTGATATCGGGCACGGGAAAGGATGCGATGCTTGAATTGCGTTACCTGGCTGTCAACACCGATATACAGGAAGGAGACTCCCTGGTTACTTCCGGAATAGATGGGGTTTATCCCCCTGGTCTTCCCGTCGCGGTGGTTTCAAAGATCGAACGCAATCCTACGTATGTCTTTGCCCGTGTTACCTGTACACCTGTTGCCGGAGTAGGTCATAACCGCCAGTTGTTGATATTGTCCACGCTGGCGCCCGTGACGGAAATTCCGGTGGAGGCGTTCGAATTGAAGCCCGAGGGCAGAAAGCGAGAAAAAGGTGGCGTTCGCTAATCATCCCAAACATGAAATTCTGCTACCTGTCAGGGGCTCGTTCATCGTCGTCAGCCTGATGGTGGCGTTATTGCTGAATCTCATGCCGTTAAAAGGTATCGCGCTAGCGCTATGGCCGGATTTCATCGCCCTGGCGATACTTTACTGGTGTATCAGCCAACCGCAGCGTGTCGGCATCAGCGTCGCGTTTGTAATGGGCCTGCTAATGGATTTCGGCGATGCCACCACATTTGGCCAGCATGCCCTGGCATACAGCATCATGGCTTTTGTCGCACTGCTGTTTCACCGGCGCCTGAGCAACTTTGAATTGCTCAAGCAAGCTCCGCAGATAGGATTGATATTGCTTTTGGGACAATTCATCATACTTCTGACAGGGCTGCTGGATGGGTCCCATTTTCCCGGCTGGAATTTCTTTCTCGCGAGCGTTACCGGCACATTGCTGTGGCCGTTTTTCTCTTCATTGCTGAGAATACCACAGAAGCCCAGGTTTGAATCCGATGCCCGATGAGCCGTACAGTAGAGCTTCGTAACCATCCGCGTGAACTGAAAAACTTCCAGTTGCGGCTTGCCTTCAGCGCGGGATTCGTGCTGCTGCTATTCCTTTTGCTGTTTGCGCGTTTCTCTTACCTCCAGGTATCGCAGCGCGAGCACTATCATACGCTGGCGGAAGCCAACCGCATCTCCATTTCACCTATCGTGCCCAATCGGGGTTTGATTTTCGACCGTAATGGTGAAGTGCTAGCGCATAACTACTCTGCTTATACGCTTGAAATCGTGCCCAGCAAGGTTGGAGACCTTGAGGCTCTCATTAACGAATTGGCTACCGTTGTTGAAATAGCCGCGAGAGACCGCAAGCGTTTTAAAAAATTGATGGAGGAGAGTAAGAGATTTGAAAGCTTGCCCATCCGTACCCGGTTATCGGATGTAGAAGTCGCCCGTTTTGCAGCCAACCGCTATCGCTTTCCAGGAGTGGAAATCAAGGCACGTTTATTCCGCCAGTACCCCAAGGGAGAAAGCGCATCTCATGTCGTCGGCTATATCGGCCGAATCAATGACAAGGATCTTGAGCGACTGGAAGCCAGCGACGGCTTGGCCAATTATCGAGGCTCCCACCACATGGGTAAAATCGGTATCGAGCAAAGTTACGAAAAAGAACTGCACGGTATCACGGGTTTCGAGGAAATGGAAACGGATGCCGCCGGCCGGGTGATAAGAGTGATATCTCGTACGCCGGCGATCTCCGGCAACGATCTGACACTTTCGCTCGACGCCAGATTGCAAGAGGTCGCCGAGAAAGCTTTTGGAGATCGGCGCGGCGCGCTGGTCGCGATTGAACCTGCTACCGGCGAGGTACTCGCGTTCGTCAGTAAACCGGGATTCGATCCCAATCTGTTTGTCGATGGCATCGATTCTGAAAATTGGGATTTACTGAATAATTCCATCGACAGGCCTTTAAACAACCGCGCGTTGCGCGGGCTTTACCCGCCAGGCTCCACGTTCAAACCATTTATGGCACTGGCCGGCCTGGAGCTGAAAAAACGCTGGCCACGGCATGCAATCAACGACTCGGGATATTTCAGCCTGCCCGGCAGCACGCACCGCTTTCGCGATTGGAAAGCCGGGGGCCATGGAATTGTCGACCTGCACAAATCTCTGGTCGTATCGTGTGACACGTACTACTACGGGCTTGCCAACGACCTCGGCATTGACAACATCTTCGATTTCGTCAGTCAGTTTGGATTGGGGAAGAAAACCGGCCTCGATATCGAGGGAGAAGCTAGCGGCCTGTTGCCCTCACAAGAATGGAAAATGCGACGGCACAAACAGAAGTGGTATGCCGGCGACACGATTTCGGTGGGCATAGGCCAAGGCTACAATCTGACCACTCCGCTACAACTGGCCTTTGCTACCGCGATACTGGCGGGGAATGGCACAGCATTTCGTCCACATCTGGTGAAGCAGGTCCTGAATAACAACAAGGAGGTGGTGCGGGAAATCGCCAAGGAGCCCTTATACACGCTCAATCTCAATCCCGATAATTTACAGGCGGTGCGAAACGCGCTCATAGATGTTACCCGGCCTGGCGGCACCGCGGCACTCGCCGGCGCCGACGCTGCCTATGTTTTTGCGGGCAAGACCGGTACGTCACAAGTGATCGGCATGAAGCAAGGGGAGAAATACGTAGAAAGCAAGATCCGGGAACGTTTTCGCGACCACGCGCTGTTCATTGCTTACGCCCCCGCCGAGAACCCAAAAATAGCGCTATCGGTACTGGTGGAAAACGGCGGTCATGGCGGGTCTACCGCTGCGCCGATCGCCAGGATGGTGATGGACTACTTCCTGCTTGGCAAGTTGCCCACAGAAGCGGCGGCAGAAGCTATCGAGCCGAATGAAGAAGAGGACGAGCATGACTGAACCCATGCGCTTGTGGCATTACCTCACGCGTTATGTGGACAGCTTCCTGCTGAGCGGAATATTGCTGCTGATGCTGACCGGTTTGTTCACGCTGTATAGCGCAACCGATGCCAACCTCGGCCGCGTCACCAATCAGGCAGTCAATATGCTGGTTGCACTGGGCATCATGTGGCTGGTCGCCAACATTCCATTGCAGCATATCATGCGCATTGCCCTGCCGATATATATAGCCGGCGTTCTCTTGCTGCTTGGCGTGGCACTGTTCGGTGAGATAAACAATGGCGCTCGGCGCTGGTTGAACATCGGCTTTACCCGTATTCAACCATCCGAGTTGATGAAGATAGCCGTGCCGCTGATGATGGCGTGGTATTTCGATAAGCATGAAGCCACCTTGCGGCTGAGGGATTATGCGGTTGCAACGCTGCTGCTGATACTTCCCGTACTGATGATCGTACGCCAGCCGGACCTGGGCACAGCGCTGCTCATCGCATCGAGCGGCTTCTACGTACTGTTCCTCACAGGACTGTCATGGCGCATCATGGGCGCCTTGTTCGTCGCCGGGGCAGGAAGCCTGCCGATACTATGGTCGACGATGCATGACTATCAGCGAAGGCGCGTCATGACGTTGCTTGATCCGACACAGGATGCGCTCGGCGCAGGCTATCACACCATTCAATCCACCATTGCCATTGGCTCTGGAGGCATTCTTGGCAAGGGCTGGCAGCATGGTACCCAGACCCATCTCGATTTCCTCCCCGAGAGAAGCACCGATTTCATCTTTGCGGTATTTTCCGAAGAATTCGGGCTTATCGGCAACTCGCTGCTGTTGCTGCTGTACCTGGTGGTTATCGGCCGCGGCATGATTATCGCTGCCAATGCCTCAACCCAGTTTACGCGCCTTATCGCCGGCTCGATCACACTGACATTTTTCACTTATATTTTTGTCAACATAGGCATGGTCATCGGCATTCTGCCCGTAGTGGGAGTACCGCTGCCTCTGATCAGCTACGGCGGCACATCGATGGTGACAATGCTGCTGGGATTTGGTATTTTGATGAGCATACAGACGCATCCCAAGTTGGTGAAGACATGAGGAATATTGATTCGAGATCAGAATCCGTGTCGAATCCATTGCCCCCTCCTCGGCAATGGGCAGCCTGGATTATCGCGGTCTTTATTCTTACTTTCGTTGGCGGCTGCGGCACCATCCTGAAACAGGACAAGAGAGGCAAAACCGGCACATCGACGCTATTCGGCATCGGCCTGAAAAAGGGAGGTGGTTATTACCTGGACGATGGCCCCGGCGATAATCCACCCGCCGATCTCGCGTCCATTCCAGATGCCGTTCCCCGCGATGAACCCTTGCGTCAGGCAAACATGCGCCCTTATGTCGCGCTGGGGAAATCCTATGCGCCGATGACTGTCCTGGAATCCTACAGGGAACGTGGAATCGCTTCGTGGTACGGCCGGCGGTACCATGGGCAAAAAACCGCCTCTGGTGAAGTCTACGATATGTATGGCATGACGGCAGCGCACACCACCTTGCCATTGCCCAGCTATGTTCGCGTCACCAACATCAGGAACGGAAAATCCGTAGTAGTAAGGGTCAACGATCGCGGACCCTTCCTTTCCGACCGCCTCATCGATCTTTCCTATACCGCCGCCTATAAGCTCGATGTACTGGGTGGCGGCAGCGCCTGGGTCGAAGTGGAAACTGTCCTGCCGGGTTCCGATCCTGCCATGCGGGTTGCGTCGGCGTCTGCCGTTGCCCCGAACACGGTCCGCACCTTTGCCGCAAGTCCCCCTGCACCTGTTCCGGTATCCGCCGTCGCCGGCGAAAAGACAGATACGCCTGCTGGTGCAGGGCAACAGGAGGGAGCGGCCGCACCACCGGGCTTGTTCGAAGTTGCATACTCACCCATGGAGTCAGGCGCATCCGTACCCGGCAGTACTGCTGCTCCCGCCACTGCGGATGCAAGGGGAATCTATCTGCAACTGGGCGCGTTCAGTGCCTATGATAATGCCGATAATTTCCTTGCACGCATGCGCAGCGAGCTTCCTTCAATCGATGCGCTCGGTATCGTCCCGCAAGATGGCTTGTTCAAGGTCCATGCGGGCCCTTATCCGGATCAGGTGGTGGCCAGGCAGGCAGCCGACAAGATCGCCCGCAGCCTTTCCATCAGGCCAATGTTGCTGGTGCGATAGATTCCCGATCTATCCGTATAACATAGCTCGGTAAAGCTCGGTCGTTTGAGCCCGATTCCTTCTGCTTGCAAAATCCTTACTATTGAGTTGGCGTCTCGCATTTCAATTCCATGTCATTGGTTGCCCATCCTTTGAGTTCTTGATTCACTGAGTATTCCTGTTGGGCTTCTGCCGAATCTCACCAGCTGGAAAGGTTTTAATTTACCTATTCAGTTTCCTCATTCTCTGCCGTATCTATTTATATGTATCTTCTTTCAAGTGGTCATATCTCCTGAAGTCGATTAATCCATGAAGAAATATGCAGATGACGCGGCGAATTGAAGCGAGGTTGTCAATTATTCAAGTGTTGGGCTTCTGTCTCGATTAGCAGAGTAATTAGGGTACGGACCGGCCTGATCTGCGAGCCTATCAACAGGTGAGGAGAAAAGTGAAAAAAATCGTTCTGATTTCGTGCGTGAGCAAGAAATTGCACCATCGGGCCAAGGTGCAAGACCTCTACATCAGTCCACTGTTCCGCCTGAATTTAAAGTACGCCAGGAAACTAAAGCCGGACAGTATTTACATCCTCTCCGCCGAGCACGGCTTGCTCGACCTGGATACCGAGATCGAGCCCTACGACCGCACGCTAAACGGTATGCGTTCTCTGGAGGTGCAAGCCTGGGCGCAGCGGGTACTGGTGCAGATCGATGAGCGGGCTGACCCGGGCAAAGATCATTTTGTGCTGCTGGCAGGCCAGAAATACCGTAAATTCCTGATACCACACCTTGCTTCCCATGAAACACCCATGGAAGGGCTTGGCATCGGCAGACAGCTACAATATCTGGGCAGACAAATCCATGAGTAAGATGTGTGATAGTTTGCATCGCTTATTCCATTTCCTGCCTCACTACAGTTTTCCCTACGATGAAACCAAGATTCCTCGGAATGGAATCTATGTCCTGTTCGAGGCGGGTGAGGTCGCCCATGGAACAGATCGGATCGTGCGGATTGGTACGCACACGGGCAATAACCAGCTACGTTCCAGGCTGAGGCAGCATTTCGTTAACGAGAACAAAGACCGCAGCATCTTCCGCAAGAACATTGGCCGCGCCTTTCTGCACCGTGCCGAAGATCCCTACCTGGACCAATGGGAACTCAATCTGACCACTCGCGAAGCCAAACGGAAGTACCAGGATTCTGTGAATCCAGGGAAGCAGCGAGAGATAGAGCGGCAAGTTACGGATTATCTTAAACGAAACTTCTCTTTCGTAGTTTTCCCGGTGGATGAAAAATCGCTACGGCTCGAGCTGGAGGCCAGGATCATCTCGACGGTTTCCTGGTGCCAGGACTGCGGAGCGTCGAACGATTGGCTTGGACTTCGCTCCCCCAAGCCGAAAATTCTGAAGAGTGGTCTCTGGCAAGTCAACGAACTTTATGGAGAGCCCCTGTCGGAAGGTTATGAAGAGTCAAAGATGATGGATACCTGCTCCAAATGAATCCCAAACAATTCCCTGGGCTGGCAGCTCCCCCGGTTGGCGGAGACTGTGACAGCAGGTAGCAAAAGCGTTTTTTCCTGGGCATGGGGCAGATGCACGATTGCAAAATCTATCACTTTGCTATTGTGGTGTGAATTATTCCTACTTCATCATTGACCCGGAGGGGCTTGGCCGACATGGGGTCTGTAGTGAATCACAACAATGTCCTGGGAAGAAAAACAGGCTGGTTCTGGCATCCAGATAGCAAATTCTCCGCCTACTTGATAAAATCGGTCTTCCTCCTCAATCATTCCGCCCACCCCAACTCAGGATCAGCTATGACACACTTCGGCCCAGCCAAAAAAATCGGTACATTTTATCCACCGCAACGCACTTTGATGGGACCGGGGCCATCCGATACCCACCCGCGCGTCTTGTCCGCCATGGCCCGCCCGACTCTGGGGCATCTTGATCCAGTGTTCACGGACATGATGGAAGAGCTGAAAAGCCTGCTGCGCTATGCCTTTCAAACCGCAAATCTGTTGACTTTTCCGGTTTCGGGTCCGGGTTCGGTCGGGATGGAGATGTGCTTTGTCAACATGGTCAGCCCCGGCGATAAGGTGATTGTATGCCGCAACGGCGTATTTGGCGGGCGCATGATCGAGAACGTGCAACGCTGCGGTGGTACGGCAGTGGTGGTTGAAGACAAATGGGGAGCGCCGGTTGATCCACAAAAACTGGAAGACGCATTGAAGCAGAACCCCGACGCGAAGATCGTCGCCTTTGTTCACGCCGAAACGTCCACCGGTGCGCTGTCAGATGCAAAAACCCTTTGCGAAATCGCTCATCGCCACAACTGCTTGACCATCGTTGACACCGTTACCTCCCTAGGGGGCTCGCCGCTCAAAGTTGACGAATGGAAGATCGACGCAATTTATTCCGGCAGCCAGAAATGTCTTTCATGCCCGCCGGGCTTATCGCCTGTCAGTTTTTCCGAACGCGTGGTGGAACTGGTCAAGAATCGCAAGGGAAAAGTACAAAGCTGGTTTATGGATTTGAATTTGCTTCTCGGATATTGGGGGAGTTCCCGTACTTACCACCATACCGCCCCCACAAACGCGCTCTATGCGCTGCACGAATCACTGGTAATGCTGCACGAGGAAGGGCTGGAACATTCCTGGGCGCGCCATCAACGCAACCACAACGCACTCAAGGCAGGGTTTGAAACGCTGGCTATGGAATATCTTGTGGAGGAGAAATCGCGCCTGCCACAGCTGAATTCTGTGCGGGTGCCGGAGGGTATTGATGAGAAAGAAGTGCGCCGCAGGCTGCTCGCCGACTACAGTCTCGAAATTGGTGCCGGCCTTGGCGACTTCGCCGGCAAGATCTGGCGCTTCGGCCTGATGGGTTATTCCAGCAGAATGGAAAATGTCATGCTGAGCCTGGGTGCCCTGGAAACGGTGTTATCCGATATGGGCAAGAAAATTGAACATGGCGCGGCGGAATCCGCCGCACACTATGCTTATGCGGCTAACCCATTACCTCTGGAAAGTAAAAACGCTGCCCAGGCGGCTTGATTCAACGTTCGAACCTGAATCCTATCCTCCGCGGCAGGATAGGTGGAGCATAGCGCAACCCATCTGTTTTTTATGATGGGTTGCGGTTTAGCAGCCTTCAATCATCCTGCAAGAGCTACTCTATCAGATAGCGACATCCATAAAAGGGGATTTTCTTGCAGCGCAATGCGCTTCACTCGTTGAACGCGCCGAGCCTATCTGAAACAGGTAAAAACTGAATTACAACCCCAGCCGCTGCCAGATGGTAGTCGTCGGCCCCGCCGAGTTCAACGTATAAAAGTGCAATCCCGGCGCGCCGGCATTCAACAATCGATCGCATAAATCGGTCACGATATCGAGTCCGAACGCGCGTATCGATGCGCTGTCGTCACCGTAGCCTTCCAGTTTTTTTCTGATCCAGCGAGGTATTTCAGCGCCGCAAGCATCCGAAAACCTTGCCAGTTGTGAAAATTTATTGATCGGCATGATGCCGGGCACGATAGGGATGCGGATATCCATTGCTTCGCACGCATCAATGAAACTGAAGTAGGCATCCGCATTATAGAAGTACTGGGTGATAACGGAATCCGCCCCCGCTTCAACCTTGCGTTTGAAGTTCAGCAAATCCTCCTGAGCCGAGTTGGACTGCGGATGGTATTCCGGATAAGACGCGACATCAATGTGGAACGCGTCATCAAATTCCTCACGTATAAACGCCACCAGTTCATTTGCATAACGAAACTCTCCCCCTTGTGCCATGCCCGAAGGAAGGTCCCCTCGTAGCGCAACCACATGGCGAATACCGCCGTCGCGGTATTTTTGCAACATGCCGCGGATGTTTTCGCTGGTCGCACCAATACAGGAAAGATGGGGTGCCGCTACATAACCCTCTGCCTGAATTTCCAGAACCGTCTCAAGGGTTCGGTCGCGGGTGGATCCCCCTGCACCGAAGGTTACGGAAAAGAATTTCGGGTTGAGTTGTGCCAGTTGCTTGCGCGTCGCACGCAACTTCTCGATTCCCTCCAGCGTTTGCGGCGGGAAAAACTCGAAACTGAAGGTGGGGGCAAATTTCTTTTGCGATTCCATTTTTACTCGCCGGGATGATTCACAGGGGTAGTGTGACGCAAGGTGGTTACAAGCCTATCGGCACATCGTCGACTATCGGATAGTGTTTTCAGGAAGCGGGGCGCAAACGGATCCGGGATAGCCTGTGGCATACAAGCACGCTGAGGATAGAAACAGGATCCCGGTGCCCTTGGCCGATATGATGCTCATACCGGCTTATGACATTTTTGTTTGGCGTATTTGGCCAGACTGGCGAAGAAGATAAAGGTATAGCTATTCCCTTTATCTCCTCCTCCCGCTTGAAAGCCGAAAATCAATACCGGTACATTGCAGGTTTGTACGGCCCGTTCTTGTCCAGGTTCAGGTAGCTTGCCTGCTCCTCGGTCAATTCGGTGAGCTTGACGCCCAGTTTCTTGATGTGCAATCGTGCCACTTTTTCATCCAGGTACTTCGGCAGCACATAGACGTTTTTCTCATAGCTGGCGCCATTTTGCCATAACTCCATTTGCGCCAGCACCTGATTGGTAAACGAACTGGACATGACAAACGAGGGATGGCCGGTGGCACAGCCGAGGTTCACCAACCGCCCCTGCGCCAGCACGATGATGCGGCGACCTGTGGGGAAAATGACGTGATCCACCTGTGGTTTTATATTTTCCCATTGGTATTTCTCGACCGATGCAATATCGATTTCGGAATCGAAATGGCCGATATTGCACACGATAGCCTGGTCTTTCATCCTCAGCATATGGTCATGGGTAATAACGCGCAGATTGCCCGTGGCGGTGACGAAAATGTCGGCCTGATCGCAAACTTCGTCCATGGATACGACCCGATAGCCCTCCATTGCCGCTTGCAGCGCGCATATCGGATCTATCTCCGTTATCCAGACCGTGGCGCCCAGGCCTCGCAAGGATTGGGCGCATCCCTTGCCTACGTCGCCATATCCACATACCAGCGCAATTTTGCCGGCAATCATGACGTCGGTGGCGCGTTTGATACCGTCAACCAGCGACTCGCGGCAACCGTAAAGATTATCGAACTTGGACTTGGTCACCGAATCGTTGACGTTGAATGCGGGAAACGGCAGCTCGCCTTTTTTTTGCATCTCGTACAAGCGATGGACACCGGTGGTGGTTTCCTCGGTCACGCCGCGAATAACGTCGCGCTTGCTGGAGTACCAACCGGGGCTGACGCTCAACCGTTTCCGGATCGCTGCGAACAACGCACGTTCTTCCTCGTTGGTCGGGTTGGCTATGACTGAAGGGTCTTTTTCCGCGCGGCTGCCGAGGATAACGAGCAACGTCGCGTCGCCTCCATCATCCAGAATCATATTGGGGGCGCTGCTCGCATCCGATGCCTGATCACCGGACCACTCGAAAATGCGGTGGGTATATTCCCAGTAATCGTCCAGCGACTCGCCCTTGTAGGCGAATACGGGTATGCGTTCCGCCGCGATGGCCGCGGCTGCATGGTCCTGCGTGGAAAAAATATT
Coding sequences within it:
- the metF gene encoding methylenetetrahydrofolate reductase [NAD(P)H] gives rise to the protein MESQKKFAPTFSFEFFPPQTLEGIEKLRATRKQLAQLNPKFFSVTFGAGGSTRDRTLETVLEIQAEGYVAAPHLSCIGATSENIRGMLQKYRDGGIRHVVALRGDLPSGMAQGGEFRYANELVAFIREEFDDAFHIDVASYPEYHPQSNSAQEDLLNFKRKVEAGADSVITQYFYNADAYFSFIDACEAMDIRIPIVPGIMPINKFSQLARFSDACGAEIPRWIRKKLEGYGDDSASIRAFGLDIVTDLCDRLLNAGAPGLHFYTLNSAGPTTTIWQRLGL
- a CDS encoding DUF6884 domain-containing protein; amino-acid sequence: MKKIVLISCVSKKLHHRAKVQDLYISPLFRLNLKYARKLKPDSIYILSAEHGLLDLDTEIEPYDRTLNGMRSLEVQAWAQRVLVQIDERADPGKDHFVLLAGQKYRKFLIPHLASHETPMEGLGIGRQLQYLGRQIHE
- the ahcY gene encoding adenosylhomocysteinase; translated protein: MNAVLSPASASASTSKGSEFTDYKVADMSLAEWGRKEIAIAETEMPGLMALREEYADARPLEGARIAGSLHMTIQTAVLIETLIKLGAQVRWASCNIFSTQDHAAAAIAAERIPVFAYKGESLDDYWEYTHRIFEWSGDQASDASSAPNMILDDGGDATLLVILGSRAEKDPSVIANPTNEEERALFAAIRKRLSVSPGWYSSKRDVIRGVTEETTTGVHRLYEMQKKGELPFPAFNVNDSVTKSKFDNLYGCRESLVDGIKRATDVMIAGKIALVCGYGDVGKGCAQSLRGLGATVWITEIDPICALQAAMEGYRVVSMDEVCDQADIFVTATGNLRVITHDHMLRMKDQAIVCNIGHFDSEIDIASVEKYQWENIKPQVDHVIFPTGRRIIVLAQGRLVNLGCATGHPSFVMSSSFTNQVLAQMELWQNGASYEKNVYVLPKYLDEKVARLHIKKLGVKLTELTEEQASYLNLDKNGPYKPAMYRY
- a CDS encoding pyridoxal-phosphate-dependent aminotransferase family protein yields the protein MTHFGPAKKIGTFYPPQRTLMGPGPSDTHPRVLSAMARPTLGHLDPVFTDMMEELKSLLRYAFQTANLLTFPVSGPGSVGMEMCFVNMVSPGDKVIVCRNGVFGGRMIENVQRCGGTAVVVEDKWGAPVDPQKLEDALKQNPDAKIVAFVHAETSTGALSDAKTLCEIAHRHNCLTIVDTVTSLGGSPLKVDEWKIDAIYSGSQKCLSCPPGLSPVSFSERVVELVKNRKGKVQSWFMDLNLLLGYWGSSRTYHHTAPTNALYALHESLVMLHEEGLEHSWARHQRNHNALKAGFETLAMEYLVEEKSRLPQLNSVRVPEGIDEKEVRRRLLADYSLEIGAGLGDFAGKIWRFGLMGYSSRMENVMLSLGALETVLSDMGKKIEHGAAESAAHYAYAANPLPLESKNAAQAA